From a region of the Benincasa hispida cultivar B227 unplaced genomic scaffold, ASM972705v1 Contig730, whole genome shotgun sequence genome:
- the LOC120069984 gene encoding LOW QUALITY PROTEIN: beta-amyrin 28-monooxygenase-like (The sequence of the model RefSeq protein was modified relative to this genomic sequence to represent the inferred CDS: inserted 1 base in 1 codon), whose product MEHFLISLLIFFLFFLSLTLFILFHNHKSLFSYPNVPPGAIGLPILGESLEFLSTGWKGEPEKFIFDRLHKYKSDVFKTSIVGVPAAIFCGSACNKFLFSNENKLVTPWWPDSVNKIFPSSTQTSSKEEAKKLKKFLPQFLKPEALQRYIGVMDELAQRHFASFWENREEVLVFPLAKSFTFSLACRLFVSVEDEIHVKRLSGPFEHIAAGIISVPIDLPGTPFNRAIKASKFIRKELVAIVKKRRWDLAEGKASATQDILSHMLLTCDENGVFMNESDIADKILGLLIGGHDTASVACTFIVKFLAELPHIYHGVYTEQMEIAKGKAPGEALKWEDIKKMKYSWNVVCEVLRLASPXQGAFREALTDFVFNGFYIPKGWKLYWSANSTHKSPEYFPEPYKFEPARFEGNGPLPYTFVPFGGGPRMCPGKEYAKLEILVFMHNLVKRFKWAKLLEKENIIVDPMPIPQKGLPIRLFPHQPLSL is encoded by the exons ATGGAGCATTTCctcatttctctcttaatcttcttcctcttcttcctttctctcaCTCTCTTCATCCTCTTCCACAACCACAAATCCTTATTCTCCTATCCCAACGTTCCTCCCGGCGCCATTGGCCTTCCCATCCTCGGTGAGAGCCTCGAGTTCTTATCCACCGGCTGGAAAGGCGAGCCTGAGAAGttcatcttcgatcgtttgcatAAGTACAAGTCTGATGTCTTCAAAACCTCCATTGTCGGCGTTCCGGCCGCCATTTTCTGTGGCTCTGCCTGTAACAAGTTCCTCTTCTCTAACGAGAATAAACTCGTTACTCCTTGGTGGCCGGATTCCGTCAACAAGATCTTCCCCTCTTCCACTCAGACCAGCTCCAAAGAAGAAGCTAAGAAACTCAAGAAATTCCTCCCGCAGTTTCTTAAGCCGGAAGCGCTTCAGCGTTATATTGGAGTTATGGATGAACTTGCTCAACGCCATTTCGCGTCCTTCTGGGAGAACAGAGAAGAGGTTCTCGTGTTTCCTCTTGCTAAAAG CTTCACATTCTCGCTGGCGTGCCGATTGTTCGTTAGCGTGGAAGATGAAATCCATGTAAAGAGATTATCGGGACCATTTGAGCACATTGCAGCCGGAATCATATCGGTGCCGATCGATCTACCAGGAACGCCGTTCAATCGAGCGATAAAGGCGTCGAAGTTCATCAGAAAGGAACTGGTGGCGATCGTGAAGAAGAGGAGATGGGATCTGGCGGAAGGAAAAGCGTCGGCGACGCAGGACATTCTGTCTCACATGCTTCTAACGTGCGATGAAAACGGAGTGTTCATGAACGAATCCGATATCGCCGATAAGATTCTGGGCTTGTTGATCGGCGGCCATGATACTGCCAGTGTCGCATGCACCTTCATCGTTAAGTTCCTTGCTGAGCTTCCTCATATCTACCATGGCGTCTACACGG AGCAAATGGAAATAGCAAAGGGAAAAGCCCCAGGGGAAGCATTGAAGTGGGAAGacattaagaagatgaaatattcatggaaTGTGGTGTGTGAGGTTCTAAGGCTTGCTTCCC CTCAAGGTGCCTTTAGGGAAGCCTTAACCGACTTCGTTTTTAATGGCTTCTACATTCCCAAGGGCTGGAAG CTATATTGGAGTGCAAACTCAACACACAAAAGCCCAGAGTACTTCCCAGAGCCCTACAAATTTGAGCCAGCAAGATTTGAAGGGAATGGGCCATTGCCCTACACTTTTGTGCCATTTGGGGGAGGGCCAAGGATGTGCCCTGGAAAAGAATATGCAAAGCTTGAGATTTTGgtgtttatgcataatttggTCAAGAGATTCAAATGGGCAAAGttacttgaaaaagaaaacatcatTGTTGACCCAATGCCAATCCCTCAAAAAGGTCTCCCTATTCGCCTTTTTCCTCATCAACCTCTCTCTCTTTAG